In Phacochoerus africanus isolate WHEZ1 chromosome 2, ROS_Pafr_v1, whole genome shotgun sequence, one DNA window encodes the following:
- the PRSS35 gene encoding inactive serine protease 35, with protein sequence MEAMLFCWIFFTLGWTLIDGSEMEHDFMWHLRKIPRVVDERTFHLTSPTFEADAKMALNGVCGIECQKELPSPSLSDLEDSLSYETVFENGTRTLTRVKVQGWVPEPTQNLTNQGVPIRRKRQVYGTDSRFSILDKRFLTNFPFNTAVKLSTGCSGVLISPNHVLTAAHCVHDGKDYIKGTKKLRVGLLKMRNKGGGKKRRRGSRRSRREVSGDDGGKESKENLKESAKAGRRRNKSARGQRTAAGEPSFQWTRVKHTHIPKGWVRGESGDAALDYDYALLELKRAHKKKYMELGISPTIKKLPSGMIHFSGFDHDRADQLVYRFCSVSDESSDLLYQYCDAESGSTGSGVYLRLKEPGKKSWKRKIIAVYSGHQWVDVHGVEKDYNVAVRITPLKYAQICLWMHGDDANCTYG encoded by the coding sequence ATGGAAGCTATGCTATTTTGCTGGATATTTTTCACCCTTGGGTGGACCCTCATTGATGGATCTGAAATGGAACACGATTTTATGTGGCACTTGAGAAAAATACCCCGGGTTGTTGATGAAAGGACCTTCCATCTCACGAGCCCCACCTTTGAGGCAGATGCTAAGATGGCATTAAATGGGGTGTGTGGCATTGAATGCCAGAAAGaactccccagccccagcctttcTGACCTGGAAGACTCTCTTTCCTATGAGACTGTCTTTGAGAATGGCACCCGAACCCTGACCAGAGTCAAAGTTCAAGGTTGGGTCCCTGAGCCAACTCAAAATCTCACCAACCAAGGTGTGCCTATCAGGAGAAAGAGACAGGTGTATGGCACAGACAGCAGGTTCAGCATCTTGGACAAAAGATTCTTGACCAATTTCCCTTTCAACACAGCCGTGAAACTGTCCACCGGCTGCAGTGGCGTGCTCATCTCCCCCAATCATGTCCTAACCGCTGCCCACTGTGTCCACGATGGGAAGGACTACATCAAAGGGACTAAAAAGCTGAGGGTAGGGCTGCTGAAGATGAGAAATAAAGGTGGTGGCAAGAAACGTCGTAGGGGTtccaggaggagcaggagggaagtGAGTGGTGAtgatggagggaaggaaagcaaagaaaatctgAAGGAGAGCGCTAAGGCtggaagaaggagaaataaatctgCTCGGGGTCAGAGAACTGCTGCAGGGGAGCCCTCCTTCCAGTGGACCCGGGTCAAGCACACCCACATTCCCAAAGGTTGGGTCAGAGGAGAGAGCGGAGACGCAGCCCTGGACTACGACTACGCCCTTCTGGAGCTGAAGCGTGCTCACAAGAAGAAATACATGGAGCTGGGAATCAGTCCCACCATCAAGAAGCTGCCCAGTGGAATGATCCACTTCTCGGGCTTCGATCACGACAGGGCCGATCAGTTAGTCTACCGGTTTTGCAGCGTGTCCGATGAATCCAGTGATCTCCTCTATCAATACTGCGACGCCGAGTCGGGCTCCACCGGCTCCGGGGTTTATCTGCGCCTGAAGGAGCCAGGCAAAAAGAGTTGGAAACGCAAAATCATTGCGGTCTATTCAGGCCACCAGTGGGTGGATGTGCATGGCGTTGAGAAGGACTACAATGTGGCAGTGCGCATCACGCCGCTCAAGTACGCGCAGATCTGCCTCTGGATGCACGGGGACGATGCCAATTGTACCTACGGCTAA